The nucleotide window GTATTATTGCTAATAACCTTAATGAACAAAGTAAAGGTGACATCTTTTTTGTAGTAATTAGACTTAAAATTATTTATCTAAATTTAATTATGAACCGAGTTCAATCAGGAAGGAAAGATGTCATCTTTTCACTGCTAAATTTTTGAGTGAGATGAATTAAGTAACTTAATAAATATCAACTACTGTCAACATAAAAACCTTTATGCAAGTTGACCTTTTTTTCTCTCTTTTAAGAATCACACACCTGCCCAATTTCTTACTTATGAAAATTTCCCATTTAAATCTTTCTTTTTAATGCAATAAACTAACAAAGCTCGACTGGCATATATGTTGGTAAAAATACTGCAAGAGATTTTATCCTTTAAATGAAAGCAAAATAAAATGATAAAAGGAGCAGTAAAAATAGATGGCAAAGTTTGTAAAGGCTGCGAACTTTGCATTGTTGCATGTCCGCAGGATGCGCTGGCTCTCTCACCAAATTTTAATGAAAAAGGTTATCGCTACGTCGAATTGATTTACGATGTCTGTACCGGCTGCACAAATTGCGCACTTGTGTGCCCTGAAGCAGCAATAACAGTTTATCGTCAGCCTAAGCCTGCTAAAAAAGTTCAGGCAAAATAATTTTATCAGTAAAAATAACTGAAAAGGATTTTTATGGAAATGAAGGAAAAAAGAACCGGTGAAGCCCGTTTAATGAAAGGCAACGAAGCACTCGCCGAAGCTGCGATATGCGCCAATCTTGATGCTTATTTCGGGTATCCAATTACGCCTCAATCAGAAGTTTTGGAATATCTCGAAAGAGAAATTCCCAAACGTCACGGGTTAGTGCTGCAGGCAGAAAGCGAAATTGCTTCGATAAATATGGTTTATGGCGCTGCAGGTGCGGGCGCACGGGTAATGACTTCGTCATCGTCTCCTGGAATAAGTTTAATGCAGGAAGGAATTTCATACATAGCATCAGCTCAACTTCCATGCTTGATAGTAAATGTTGTACGCGGTGGACCAGGATTGGGCACGATACAACCTTCTCAAGGTGATTATTTTCAGGCCACAAAGGGAGGTGGTCATGGGGATTATCACCTTATTGTTTTGGCTCCCGCTTCTGTTCAGGAAATGGCTGACTTTGTTTTCGATGCATTCAGACTTGCAGAAAAATATAGGAACCCTGCAATGATTTTATCAGACGGGGCACTCGGTCAAATGATGGAAAAAGTATTTCTTCCGGAAGAAGGCTCGCTGCCAAAGACTCCCGCCCCCTGGGCAACAACGGGTAAGACAAAAGATAGAGATCACAATATTATTACTTCATTATTTATCCAGCCTGAAGAAATGGAGAAAGTTAATCTTCAATTGCAGGAAAAATATAAAGCAATGCAGTGCGAAGTTAGATACGAAGAAATAAAAACAGAGGATGCTGAAATTCTTCTTGTTGCCTTTGGACTTTCGGCTCGCATCTGCCAAAAGACAGTTGATCTGGGCAGGGAAAAAGGAATTAAGATAGGATTACTCAGACCAATTACTCTTTATCCATATCCTTATCAAAGAATTTCTGAATTAGCCGAACAAGTTCAATTTATCTTAACAGTTGAAATGAATGCCGGTCAAATGGTGGAAGATGTACGCCTTGGCGTAGAAGGAAGAGTTCCGGTTTACTTCAAAGGCAGGATGGGCGGCATGATACCCTCCCCCGAAGATATTCTTCAGGAAGTCGAAGTTCATTATTCAAAACACAACGTAATGCAAGATTAGGAGATTGATATGAATGAAAAATTATTTTTAGACCCTGAAGCAGACACAGATCTTGAGCAGGTGTATTGCAGACCCGATACACTTACAGATGTTCCATTTCATTACTGCCCTGGCTGCGGGCATAGTGTTGTTCACAAAGTTTTAATGGAAGTTGTAGAAGAATTGGGAATACAGGAAGAAGTTATCGGTGTGGCGCCGGTTGGCTGTTCTGTATTTGCGTATCATTATATGAATGTTGATATGCAGGAGGCTGCACACGGAAGAGCAAGTGCTGTTGCAACCGGAATTAAAAGAGTGCTTCCCGAAAAATATGTGTTTTCCTACCAAGGTGATGGCGATCTTGCTGCTATCGGCACTGCAGAAACAATTCACACCGTAAATCGCGGCGAAAATATTTTGATGGTCTTCATCAATAATGGAATTTATGGAATGACCGGCGGTCAAATGGCTCCCACAAGTTTAATAGGGCAGGTAACATCAACCTCACCCTACGGAAGAGATGCGGCACAGGTTGGCAACCCGATTAAGATTGCTGATTTGCTCTGCATGCTTCCCGGAGCTTATTATGTAACAAGACAAGCTGTTTATAATCCAAACACAGTAAGAAAGCTTAAGAAGGCTTTAATAAAATCGTTTGAATATCAGAAACAGAAAAAGGGAACTTGCTTTGTTGAAGTAGTTTCCAATTGTCCTTCCGGTTGGAAGATGACACCTGTTGAAACAATTAAATATATTGAAGAGAAAATGATCCCGGCATATCCGCTTGGTGATTTAAAAGTTCCTCAAAATTAATTCGCAGTTTTAGATAAGGAATTTAAATATGACAAAAGAACATGAAATAATTATTGCAGGTTTTGGCGGGCAGGGCGTCCTTTCAATGGGAAAACTGATTGCCTACGCTGGAATGATAGAAGGCAAAGAAGTTAGCTGGATGCCCTCTTACGGTCCTGAAATGCGAGGGGGAACTGCAAACTGTATTGTAATTGTTTCCAATTCAACAATCAGCTCACCGTTGGTTTCAAAATTTGATACGGCGATTTTACTAAATCAGCCTTCTCTTGAAAAATTTGAAAATGCAGTTAAACCCGGGGGCTTATTAATTTATGAACAATCTACAATCATCAATCCTCCAACAAGAACAGATATTGAAATTATCTGCATCTCCGGTAATGAAGAGGCTGATAAATTGAATGCAAAACAAGTTGCTAATATGGTGCTTGCAGGAGCATTTCTTGAGAGGAGACCGATATTAAAAATCGAAACAATTTTAGAAGCGCTTAAAAAAGCTCTCCCTCCCCGCAGACACAATATGATTCCTTTAAACGAGCAAGCTCTATCCCGCGGCAAGGAAATAGCAAAATCAATTGAACACATTCCAGCATAAAAACAATGAGGATAAAAATGGCAGAATTAGAAATCAAATGCCAGCATGCTTGTAAAAATACTTGTGCAACT belongs to Ignavibacteriales bacterium and includes:
- a CDS encoding 4Fe-4S dicluster domain-containing protein; translated protein: MIKGAVKIDGKVCKGCELCIVACPQDALALSPNFNEKGYRYVELIYDVCTGCTNCALVCPEAAITVYRQPKPAKKVQAK
- a CDS encoding 3-methyl-2-oxobutanoate dehydrogenase subunit VorB; this encodes MEMKEKRTGEARLMKGNEALAEAAICANLDAYFGYPITPQSEVLEYLEREIPKRHGLVLQAESEIASINMVYGAAGAGARVMTSSSSPGISLMQEGISYIASAQLPCLIVNVVRGGPGLGTIQPSQGDYFQATKGGGHGDYHLIVLAPASVQEMADFVFDAFRLAEKYRNPAMILSDGALGQMMEKVFLPEEGSLPKTPAPWATTGKTKDRDHNIITSLFIQPEEMEKVNLQLQEKYKAMQCEVRYEEIKTEDAEILLVAFGLSARICQKTVDLGREKGIKIGLLRPITLYPYPYQRISELAEQVQFILTVEMNAGQMVEDVRLGVEGRVPVYFKGRMGGMIPSPEDILQEVEVHYSKHNVMQD
- a CDS encoding 2-oxoglutarate oxidoreductase, encoding MNEKLFLDPEADTDLEQVYCRPDTLTDVPFHYCPGCGHSVVHKVLMEVVEELGIQEEVIGVAPVGCSVFAYHYMNVDMQEAAHGRASAVATGIKRVLPEKYVFSYQGDGDLAAIGTAETIHTVNRGENILMVFINNGIYGMTGGQMAPTSLIGQVTSTSPYGRDAAQVGNPIKIADLLCMLPGAYYVTRQAVYNPNTVRKLKKALIKSFEYQKQKKGTCFVEVVSNCPSGWKMTPVETIKYIEEKMIPAYPLGDLKVPQN
- a CDS encoding 2-oxoacid:acceptor oxidoreductase family protein yields the protein MTKEHEIIIAGFGGQGVLSMGKLIAYAGMIEGKEVSWMPSYGPEMRGGTANCIVIVSNSTISSPLVSKFDTAILLNQPSLEKFENAVKPGGLLIYEQSTIINPPTRTDIEIICISGNEEADKLNAKQVANMVLAGAFLERRPILKIETILEALKKALPPRRHNMIPLNEQALSRGKEIAKSIEHIPA